In a single window of the Bradyrhizobium sp. ORS 285 genome:
- a CDS encoding LysR family transcriptional regulator, which produces MTLASADRARDLEVFCAVADSGSFSAAGRGLGLTPSAVSRTLDRIEARLGARLLLRSTRALTLTAEGQAYLAAARRILADLDEAEQAIAEQGAPRGRIRVSAAISHGRLCIVPLLGEFVRRYPNILVDINLSDGLVDVAAGQADVAIRGGPLADSALTARRLSETGRSIVASPDYLARWGVPETPEDLHNHNCLNYGFRRAEPVWPFRRDGVDYALKLRGAIEANSGDTLTELAGDGVGIARVGDFTLGNAIAEGRLVRLLEAFNPGDREVFHAVFVGGANTPARVRVFVDYLVERMGARREA; this is translated from the coding sequence ATGACGCTGGCCAGTGCAGATCGGGCCCGGGACCTCGAAGTGTTCTGCGCCGTCGCCGACAGTGGCAGCTTCTCCGCCGCGGGACGGGGTCTCGGACTGACGCCGTCGGCGGTCAGCCGCACGCTCGACAGGATCGAAGCGCGGCTCGGCGCGCGGCTGCTGTTGCGCTCAACGCGCGCGCTGACGCTGACGGCGGAGGGGCAGGCCTATCTCGCGGCTGCCCGGCGGATCCTTGCCGATCTCGACGAGGCCGAGCAGGCGATCGCGGAGCAGGGCGCGCCGCGCGGGCGCATCCGGGTCAGCGCCGCGATCTCGCATGGCCGTCTTTGTATCGTGCCGCTGCTCGGCGAATTCGTGCGGCGCTATCCCAACATCCTGGTCGACATCAATCTGAGCGACGGTCTCGTCGACGTCGCGGCAGGGCAGGCCGACGTCGCGATCCGCGGCGGTCCGCTGGCCGACAGTGCGCTCACCGCGCGCCGGCTCAGCGAGACCGGCCGCAGCATCGTCGCCTCGCCCGACTATCTCGCGCGCTGGGGCGTGCCGGAGACGCCCGAGGATCTGCACAACCACAATTGCCTGAACTACGGCTTCCGCCGCGCCGAGCCGGTGTGGCCGTTCCGCCGCGACGGCGTCGACTACGCGCTGAAGCTGCGCGGCGCGATCGAAGCCAACAGCGGCGACACGCTGACCGAACTCGCGGGCGATGGCGTCGGCATCGCCCGCGTCGGCGATTTCACCCTTGGCAACGCGATCGCCGAGGGGCGGCTGGTGCGGCTGCTCGAGGCGTTCAACCCCGGCGACAGGGAAGTCTTCCACGCGGTGTTCGTCGGCGGCGCCAACACGCCCGCGCGCGTGCGTGTGTTCGTGGACTATCTGGTGGAGCGGATGGGGGCGCGGAGAGAGGCGTAG
- a CDS encoding alpha/beta fold hydrolase, translating to MTLPRLLQRTALAATALTALASAALADATEAPGQFPATFRTQEIPTNGTTIHVRVGGTGPAVVLLHGYGDTGDMWVPLAIKLAANHTVIVPDLRGLGLSARADKGFEKANQAEDITGVMDALGARTADVVAHDIGNMVAYALAARHSDRITKLVLMDAPVPGIGPWDEILKSPLLWHFRFGGPDMERLVEGRERIYLDRFWNEFSAKPANFPEAARVHYAQLYAGPGRMHAGFSQFAAFDQDTIDNRAWLAAHGKLTMPVLAIGGSASFGPTMAVVARAGADNVQQQVIEGSGHWLMEEQPAATVAAIDAFLNGQPAPKAAP from the coding sequence ATGACCCTGCCCCGCCTGCTGCAACGAACCGCCCTCGCCGCCACCGCGCTCACCGCGCTGGCCAGCGCCGCCCTTGCCGACGCCACCGAGGCGCCCGGTCAGTTTCCGGCGACCTTCCGCACCCAGGAGATCCCGACCAACGGCACCACCATCCACGTCCGCGTCGGCGGCACTGGGCCGGCCGTGGTGCTGCTGCACGGCTATGGCGACACCGGCGACATGTGGGTGCCGCTCGCCATCAAGCTGGCAGCGAACCACACTGTGATCGTGCCCGATCTGCGCGGGCTCGGCCTGTCCGCCCGCGCCGACAAGGGGTTTGAGAAGGCCAACCAGGCCGAGGACATCACCGGCGTGATGGACGCGTTGGGCGCCCGCACCGCCGACGTCGTCGCGCACGACATCGGCAACATGGTCGCCTATGCACTGGCCGCGCGGCACTCCGACCGCATCACCAAGCTGGTGCTGATGGATGCGCCGGTGCCCGGCATCGGCCCGTGGGACGAGATCCTCAAGAGCCCGCTGCTCTGGCACTTCCGCTTCGGCGGCCCCGACATGGAGCGCCTGGTCGAAGGCCGCGAGCGCATCTATCTCGACCGCTTCTGGAACGAGTTCTCGGCCAAGCCTGCGAATTTCCCGGAGGCCGCGCGCGTCCACTACGCGCAACTCTATGCCGGTCCGGGGCGGATGCACGCCGGCTTCAGCCAGTTCGCCGCCTTCGATCAGGACACGATCGACAACCGCGCGTGGCTCGCCGCGCACGGCAAGCTGACCATGCCGGTGCTGGCAATCGGCGGCTCCGCGTCGTTCGGCCCGACCATGGCCGTGGTGGCACGCGCCGGCGCCGACAACGTGCAGCAGCAGGTCATCGAAGGCTCCGGCCACTGGCTGATGGAGGAGCAGCCGGCTGCGACAGTCGCCGCGATCGACGCCTTCCTCAATGGGCAGCCGGCCCCCAAAGCGGCTCCCTAG
- a CDS encoding GIN domain-containing protein, which yields MNGRLGRIAAASFSVAATCAIITVLASAGDWIDGDDLPWAGRPWVGRTWAAASPGCGGMPGVSGVETRDRRTVELAWSGGDAIKIRIPAQVHYQPGPSPRASVTGRADLVGHVRLRDGSLEWDTPEWGRQVDCLQADDLVVQISGPSVAAWTVQGSARLELSDLRQDALRITANGSGAISASGEVRVMMVEAAGSGGVDLGRLVTRTTLANVHGSGNVKLPESSQDSLRITLRGSGGVSAGGTAQQVSLEASGSGRADLGRLVVERASATIRGSGDVDLAPRQDADVSVSGSGVVRLHGAVARLSSHVSGSGRVKQVP from the coding sequence ATGAACGGACGGCTCGGACGTATCGCAGCGGCGTCATTCAGCGTCGCCGCAACCTGCGCCATCATCACGGTCCTCGCATCTGCGGGTGACTGGATCGACGGCGACGACCTGCCCTGGGCAGGGCGGCCTTGGGTGGGCAGAACCTGGGCCGCGGCGTCGCCCGGCTGCGGAGGGATGCCAGGGGTGAGCGGGGTTGAAACGCGCGACCGTCGCACGGTCGAACTCGCATGGTCCGGCGGCGACGCCATCAAGATCAGAATTCCGGCCCAGGTGCACTATCAGCCCGGCCCGTCGCCGCGGGCCAGCGTCACCGGTCGCGCGGATCTGGTCGGCCATGTCCGCCTGCGCGACGGCAGCCTGGAATGGGATACGCCTGAATGGGGCAGGCAGGTCGACTGTCTCCAGGCGGATGATCTCGTCGTGCAAATCTCCGGGCCTTCGGTTGCGGCCTGGACCGTCCAAGGGTCGGCCCGTCTCGAACTCTCCGATCTGCGCCAGGATGCCCTCCGCATCACGGCGAATGGCAGCGGCGCGATCAGTGCGAGCGGCGAGGTCCGCGTCATGATGGTCGAGGCGGCCGGCTCCGGCGGCGTCGATCTCGGTCGCCTCGTGACCCGGACCACCCTGGCCAACGTCCATGGCAGCGGCAATGTGAAGCTCCCCGAGAGCAGCCAGGACTCGCTGCGGATTACGCTGCGCGGCAGTGGCGGCGTGAGCGCCGGTGGCACGGCGCAGCAGGTGTCCCTGGAAGCCTCCGGGTCCGGCCGCGCCGATCTCGGCAGGCTGGTCGTCGAACGCGCCAGCGCGACGATTCGTGGCAGCGGCGACGTCGACCTCGCGCCGCGGCAGGACGCGGATGTTTCCGTTTCGGGCAGTGGAGTCGTGCGGCTGCACGGCGCCGTGGCGCGGCTCAGCTCGCACGTGTCGGGATCAGGCCGGGTCAAGCAGGTGCCGTAG
- a CDS encoding DUF1700 domain-containing protein encodes MNRVGFLDLLKAGLAGLPAADVDEIIADYMSYFDEAAASGRDEADVAAALGDPRRLARELRAETGLRHWENHRSLGNSATVLLALGGLATVDILLLLPLLLAVILVTLAVGLVVFVLGIVGIGLLLSLLKIGHFASIAAMILRAIAGVGLIAGSIGCGALLLLALNSAVRMLGNYARLHYRLLRPEHEPV; translated from the coding sequence ATGAACCGCGTCGGCTTCCTGGATCTGCTCAAGGCCGGTCTTGCCGGATTGCCCGCTGCTGACGTCGACGAGATCATCGCGGACTACATGTCCTATTTCGACGAAGCCGCTGCGTCCGGGCGCGATGAGGCGGACGTGGCGGCGGCGCTCGGCGATCCCCGGCGACTGGCGCGCGAGCTGCGCGCCGAGACCGGGCTGCGGCATTGGGAAAATCACCGCAGCCTCGGCAACTCAGCCACGGTGCTGCTGGCGCTTGGCGGATTGGCCACGGTCGACATCCTGTTGCTGCTGCCGCTGTTGCTGGCGGTTATCCTCGTGACTCTGGCCGTGGGGCTCGTCGTCTTCGTGCTCGGGATCGTCGGCATCGGCCTGCTGCTCAGTCTCCTCAAGATCGGCCACTTCGCGTCGATCGCAGCCATGATTTTGCGGGCGATTGCCGGCGTCGGTCTCATCGCCGGCAGCATCGGCTGCGGGGCGTTGCTGCTGCTGGCGCTCAATTCCGCGGTGAGGATGCTTGGCAACTACGCGAGGCTGCACTACCGGCTGCTCAGGCCGGAACATGAACCTGTGTGA
- a CDS encoding PadR family transcriptional regulator, with protein sequence MTDQMQVQLKKGALELCVLALLARGESYAYEIASELSTGVGMGEGTIYPLMRRMQDDRLVETRLAESNSGPPRKYYRLTAAGRSAFAAQKREWRAFTNAVDSLLGER encoded by the coding sequence ATGACGGACCAGATGCAGGTGCAGCTCAAGAAGGGGGCGCTCGAATTGTGCGTGCTGGCGCTGCTCGCGCGCGGCGAGAGTTATGCCTACGAGATCGCCAGTGAGCTTTCGACGGGCGTCGGCATGGGCGAGGGTACGATCTATCCGCTGATGCGGCGCATGCAGGACGACAGACTGGTGGAGACGCGGCTGGCCGAATCCAACAGCGGACCGCCGCGCAAATATTATCGGCTGACAGCGGCCGGCCGCTCCGCCTTTGCCGCGCAGAAGCGCGAATGGCGGGCGTTCACGAATGCCGTCGATAGCTTGCTGGGAGAACGTTGA
- a CDS encoding type II toxin-antitoxin system RelE/ParE family toxin, whose product MRLDRLEAAKSLSDLGALPGNRLEALKGDRRGQYSIRINDQWRICFEWPPGSPGPVNVEIVDYH is encoded by the coding sequence ATACGGCTCGACCGGCTGGAAGCGGCGAAGAGCCTAAGTGATCTCGGCGCGCTTCCAGGAAATCGGCTGGAAGCGCTCAAGGGCGATCGGCGCGGCCAATATAGCATCCGCATCAACGATCAGTGGCGGATCTGTTTCGAATGGCCGCCCGGCTCGCCGGGTCCCGTCAACGTCGAGATCGTCGACTATCATTAG
- a CDS encoding HigA family addiction module antitoxin — protein MARSPIHPGVHLAEELGELGMSAAELSRQLDVPVNRITAIINGQRGITADTALRLGHWFGSSPEFWLNLQKIYELRLAQQEVGEAVKRLPTRAAS, from the coding sequence ATGGCACGCAGTCCTATTCATCCCGGTGTTCACCTTGCCGAAGAGCTGGGCGAACTCGGCATGTCAGCCGCAGAGCTGTCGCGTCAGCTCGATGTGCCCGTCAACCGGATCACCGCGATCATCAACGGCCAGCGCGGCATCACGGCCGACACGGCCCTGCGCCTCGGCCACTGGTTCGGCAGCAGCCCGGAATTCTGGCTCAACCTGCAGAAGATCTACGAACTGCGGCTGGCGCAGCAGGAGGTGGGCGAAGCCGTGAAGAGGCTGCCGACGCGCGCAGCCAGTTAA
- a CDS encoding response regulator transcription factor, whose product MAAASTHLVIADDHPLFRNALRQAVASVLSEAVVDEAGSFEDLTALLEKNSEVDLVLLDLTMPGISGFSGLIYLRAQYPAIPVVIVSASDDGATIRRSLDFGASGFIPKRFGVDTLRDAIKKVMDGDVWLPPDTDLAAGADPEMTKLRDRLVTLTPQQVRVLMMLSQGLLNKQIAYELGVSEATIKAHVSAILQKLGVESRTQAVIAAAKIAGSAWRQDVPTGK is encoded by the coding sequence ATGGCGGCTGCCAGTACCCATCTCGTCATTGCCGATGACCATCCGCTGTTCCGCAACGCGCTGCGGCAGGCGGTCGCAAGTGTGCTCAGCGAAGCCGTGGTCGACGAGGCCGGCTCGTTCGAGGACCTGACCGCGCTCCTTGAAAAGAACTCCGAAGTCGACCTCGTGCTGCTCGACCTGACGATGCCCGGCATCTCCGGCTTCTCCGGCCTCATCTATTTGCGCGCGCAATATCCGGCGATTCCGGTGGTGATCGTGTCGGCCAGCGACGATGGCGCCACGATCCGTCGCTCGCTCGATTTCGGCGCCTCCGGCTTCATTCCGAAGCGGTTCGGCGTCGACACGCTGCGCGACGCCATCAAGAAGGTGATGGACGGCGACGTCTGGTTGCCCCCGGACACCGACCTCGCGGCCGGCGCCGATCCGGAGATGACAAAACTGCGCGACCGACTGGTGACGCTGACGCCGCAGCAGGTGCGCGTGCTGATGATGCTGTCGCAGGGACTGCTCAACAAGCAGATCGCCTACGAGCTCGGCGTCTCCGAGGCGACCATCAAGGCGCATGTCTCGGCCATCCTGCAAAAGCTCGGCGTCGAAAGCCGCACGCAGGCCGTGATCGCCGCGGCGAAGATCGCGGGCAGCGCGTGGCGGCAGGACGTGCCGACGGGGAAGTAA
- a CDS encoding MFS transporter, which yields MPMSTMVATPARAGGMTKDERFVILASSLGTVFEWYDFYLYGSLASIIGAQFFSAYPPATRDIFALLAFAAGFLVRPFGAIVFGRIGDIVGRKYTFLVTILIMGLSTFIVGLLPNAETIGFAAPVILISLRLLQGLALGGEYGGAATYVAEHAPNGKRGYYTSFIQTTATLGLFLSLLVILFTRTIIGEADFAKWGWRVPFLVSVLLLGISLWIRLRLNESPVFQKMKEEGKSSKAPLTEAFANWGNAKIVLLALIGATMGQGVVWYTGQFYALFFLQSILKVDGYTANLLIAWSLLLGTGFFVFFGILSDKIGRKPIIMGGCLIAALTFFPIFKMITTNANPALEKAIEATKVEVVADPAGCGSLFNPVGTRVFTEPCDTARDFLAKSSVRYTTVPGPAGSGVKVTFNGKDAPYTDAKTGNPALTAAIGAAGYPKAGDASIVKMSNPFDIFRPQVAAIIGLLFILVIFVTMVYGPIAAMLVELFPTKIRYTSMSLPYHIGNGWFGGLLPATAFAIVASTGDIYAGLWYPIGFAVITAVVGFLFLPETKDVSIQDH from the coding sequence ATGCCAATGTCAACAATGGTCGCCACACCAGCGCGAGCGGGAGGCATGACGAAGGACGAACGCTTCGTCATTCTGGCCTCTTCTCTCGGTACCGTCTTCGAGTGGTACGACTTCTACCTGTACGGGTCCCTGGCCTCGATCATCGGCGCGCAGTTCTTCTCCGCCTATCCGCCGGCCACCCGCGACATCTTCGCGCTGCTCGCCTTCGCCGCCGGCTTCCTGGTCCGCCCGTTCGGCGCGATCGTGTTCGGGCGCATCGGCGACATCGTCGGCCGCAAATACACCTTCCTGGTCACGATCCTGATCATGGGTCTGTCGACCTTCATCGTCGGCCTGCTGCCGAACGCCGAGACGATCGGCTTCGCTGCGCCTGTCATCCTCATCTCCCTGCGCCTGCTGCAAGGCCTCGCGCTCGGCGGCGAGTATGGCGGTGCCGCGACCTACGTTGCCGAGCACGCGCCGAACGGCAAACGCGGCTACTACACCTCTTTCATCCAGACCACTGCGACGCTCGGCCTGTTCCTGTCGCTGCTGGTGATCCTGTTCACCCGCACGATCATCGGCGAGGCCGATTTCGCGAAGTGGGGCTGGCGCGTTCCGTTCCTGGTGTCGGTGCTGCTGCTCGGCATTTCGCTCTGGATCCGCCTGCGCCTCAACGAGTCGCCGGTGTTCCAGAAGATGAAGGAAGAGGGCAAGAGCTCGAAGGCGCCGCTGACGGAAGCCTTCGCCAATTGGGGCAACGCCAAGATCGTGCTGCTGGCGCTGATCGGCGCCACCATGGGCCAGGGCGTGGTCTGGTACACCGGCCAGTTCTACGCGCTGTTTTTCCTGCAATCGATCCTGAAGGTCGACGGCTACACCGCCAACCTGCTGATCGCCTGGTCGCTGCTGCTCGGCACCGGCTTCTTCGTGTTCTTCGGCATCCTCTCCGACAAGATCGGCCGCAAGCCGATCATCATGGGCGGCTGCCTGATCGCGGCGCTCACCTTCTTCCCGATCTTCAAGATGATCACCACCAACGCCAACCCGGCGCTGGAGAAGGCGATCGAGGCGACGAAGGTGGAAGTGGTGGCCGATCCTGCCGGCTGCGGCTCGCTGTTCAACCCGGTCGGCACTCGCGTCTTCACCGAGCCCTGCGACACCGCGCGTGACTTCCTGGCCAAGTCCTCGGTGCGTTACACGACGGTGCCCGGTCCGGCCGGTTCCGGCGTGAAGGTCACCTTCAACGGCAAGGACGCGCCCTACACCGATGCCAAGACCGGCAACCCGGCCTTGACCGCGGCGATCGGCGCGGCCGGCTATCCGAAGGCGGGCGACGCCTCGATCGTGAAGATGTCGAACCCGTTCGACATCTTCCGTCCGCAGGTCGCCGCCATCATCGGCCTGCTGTTCATCCTGGTGATCTTCGTGACCATGGTCTACGGCCCGATCGCCGCGATGCTGGTCGAACTGTTCCCGACCAAGATCCGCTACACCTCGATGTCGCTGCCCTATCACATCGGCAACGGCTGGTTCGGCGGCCTGCTGCCGGCGACCGCCTTCGCGATCGTGGCTTCGACCGGCGATATCTACGCCGGCCTCTGGTACCCGATCGGATTCGCGGTGATCACCGCAGTGGTGGGCTTCCTGTTCCTGCCGGAGACGAAGGACGTCAGCATCCAGGACCATTGA
- a CDS encoding secondary thiamine-phosphate synthase enzyme YjbQ — protein sequence MPTRSTSRTASSAVAINTVVTSLLTVRTPGCGFTELTREVEAFLREVSAREGVVTVFIRHTSASLTIQENADPTVLRDLTTALSRLAPEDAGWVHDTEGPDDMPAHIKTMLSSVSLQVPVRDGRMLLGTWQAIYLIEHRARPHAREVVLQFIGAI from the coding sequence ATGCCCACAAGATCGACATCGCGGACGGCATCGTCGGCCGTCGCCATCAATACTGTCGTGACCTCTCTTCTGACCGTCCGCACGCCGGGCTGCGGCTTCACCGAGCTCACGCGCGAGGTCGAGGCGTTCCTGCGCGAGGTCTCCGCGAGAGAAGGTGTCGTCACCGTCTTCATCCGCCACACCTCGGCGTCGCTGACCATCCAGGAGAACGCCGATCCGACGGTGCTGCGTGATCTCACCACGGCGCTGTCGCGCCTGGCGCCCGAGGATGCCGGCTGGGTGCATGACACCGAGGGGCCCGATGACATGCCGGCGCACATCAAGACCATGCTGAGTTCGGTCTCGTTGCAAGTTCCCGTGCGGGACGGCCGCATGCTGCTCGGCACCTGGCAGGCGATCTACCTGATCGAGCATCGCGCGCGGCCGCACGCCCGCGAGGTGGTGCTGCAGTTCATCGGCGCGATCTGA